Proteins co-encoded in one Alcanivorax sp. genomic window:
- a CDS encoding DEAD/DEAH box helicase, with product MKKGLYEKIIDKATSDELSKLAISSRTEKLDAADSHSVLAQHLSDIIASTLHRLPSDNRLGHQRNLINKIISVLSEADDSLEDQATLPETLERLLEVSDQNNALIRPDTPASESSLLTGTRIDPSLLSQLKQEIASADRIYILCSFIKWSGIALLRDALEDFTSRDGTRLRVITTSYMGATDLAAVKTLAKLPNTEVRVSYDTHRTRLHAKAYLFERDTGFSTAYIGSANLSRPALTEGLEWTVKATQYADKPIWEKVLATFDTYWQDPEFEKFNENSLRKALQKENTKNSPNNHLALFNLNPYQFQQEVLDSLENDRKLRTAPHRQLVVAATGTGKTMIAAFDYRNQIKRNNGKAPSLLFIAHRKEILEQAISTFRAVLKDQNFGDLLDGTNTPDQDHHLFATVQTIRKRELTKTWSASKFDYVLIDETHRSSASSYQGVVSDLKPKILLGLTATPERADGNDITTIFDDRIVCEIRLPDAINRRLVAPFHYYGVSDIDEIDYSKLTWERGGFRTSELDNLVTGNDMRAQNIVDQCRRRIPNLNNTRGIGFCVSIAHANFMASFFNKSGIPSLSLTSESTKEERKSARKNLKERNINFIFSVDLFNEGIDIPEIDTVLFLRPTESLTIFLQQLGRGLRLSDEKDYLTVLDFIGNMHKNFRFENRLRALSSNPSSDINEEINHEFPHLPAGCAIQLERIAKQRILQNIKDASLDRAPQLIRSISDFSSSSGRDVKLSDFLNHFKIMPENIYRIDTWDSLCIRSGIINASPEPDNRLLQTWLRRICHANDIPRLNRWKQWLNDGKGNDPLVHAFLNPLITNRTQSNCVKSAWELINNNPRILSEAKQLIDWLLQHPSTLASPPMTETLPLTPHASYTRDEILILTGEWNWEKQPPFREGVRHVPKQKIDLFLATIQKSEKHYSPSTLYADYAISNTLFHWQSQSTTSDKSKTGNRYINHKSLGYTPLLFVREQAKVKNYAQPYHFLGPVSYQYHEGSRPMSITWKLDIPMPARHLRAFKTLSIAG from the coding sequence ATGAAAAAGGGGCTCTACGAAAAAATCATTGATAAGGCGACTAGTGACGAACTCAGCAAGCTCGCAATATCTAGTCGTACGGAGAAACTTGACGCCGCTGACAGTCACAGCGTCCTGGCTCAGCACCTCAGCGATATTATTGCATCAACCCTTCACAGGCTACCCTCTGATAATCGCTTAGGTCATCAGCGAAATCTGATCAACAAGATCATATCCGTTCTTTCGGAAGCGGATGACTCACTAGAAGACCAAGCAACTCTGCCAGAAACGCTAGAACGACTACTAGAAGTTTCTGACCAAAATAACGCTTTAATCAGACCAGACACTCCGGCCTCAGAGAGCAGCCTGCTTACAGGCACACGCATAGACCCAAGCTTGCTCTCTCAACTAAAGCAAGAAATTGCCAGTGCAGACCGTATCTATATTCTGTGCTCTTTCATTAAATGGAGCGGTATCGCACTACTAAGAGATGCACTTGAAGATTTCACCAGCAGGGACGGCACTCGTCTTCGCGTTATTACTACCAGCTACATGGGCGCCACAGATTTGGCCGCTGTAAAAACATTAGCCAAACTTCCCAACACAGAAGTACGGGTGTCCTATGACACTCACCGCACAAGACTCCATGCTAAAGCGTATTTATTTGAAAGAGATACGGGATTCAGCACAGCTTATATCGGCTCAGCCAATCTATCTAGACCTGCCCTAACCGAAGGGCTTGAGTGGACAGTCAAGGCTACCCAATACGCCGACAAACCCATTTGGGAAAAGGTTCTTGCCACCTTTGACACCTATTGGCAAGATCCCGAATTCGAGAAATTCAACGAAAATTCACTTCGTAAAGCGCTACAAAAAGAGAACACAAAAAACTCTCCTAACAACCATCTAGCACTATTTAACCTCAATCCATATCAATTTCAGCAAGAGGTACTGGATTCTCTTGAGAATGACCGAAAGCTACGCACCGCCCCACACAGGCAGCTTGTTGTCGCCGCCACAGGGACAGGAAAGACGATGATTGCCGCTTTTGATTATCGCAACCAAATCAAAAGAAATAACGGCAAAGCCCCAAGCCTACTTTTTATTGCTCATAGAAAAGAAATACTTGAGCAAGCAATATCCACCTTCAGAGCTGTTCTTAAAGATCAGAACTTTGGAGATCTACTCGATGGAACCAACACGCCGGATCAAGATCATCATCTGTTTGCCACCGTACAAACAATCAGGAAACGCGAGCTCACCAAGACCTGGAGTGCCAGCAAGTTCGACTACGTTTTGATCGACGAGACTCACCGATCCTCCGCCAGCAGCTATCAAGGGGTCGTATCTGATTTAAAACCCAAAATCCTCCTGGGACTAACAGCTACTCCGGAACGTGCGGACGGCAACGACATCACCACCATATTCGACGACCGAATTGTCTGTGAGATTAGGCTTCCTGATGCTATAAACCGAAGACTGGTAGCCCCTTTTCACTACTACGGAGTATCCGACATTGATGAAATTGATTACTCCAAACTCACATGGGAGCGAGGAGGATTTAGGACTTCCGAACTAGACAACCTTGTAACAGGAAACGACATGCGAGCTCAAAACATTGTTGATCAATGTCGGCGACGCATACCCAACCTAAACAACACCCGAGGGATCGGATTTTGCGTCAGCATAGCGCACGCCAATTTCATGGCAAGCTTTTTCAATAAAAGTGGAATACCATCACTTTCACTAACGTCAGAATCAACAAAAGAAGAAAGAAAATCCGCCAGAAAGAACCTAAAAGAAAGAAATATAAATTTCATATTTTCAGTAGATTTATTCAATGAAGGAATCGATATTCCTGAGATAGACACCGTGCTCTTTCTCCGCCCCACAGAAAGCCTCACAATCTTCCTTCAGCAGCTCGGCAGAGGTCTTCGTCTATCGGATGAAAAAGACTACCTCACCGTACTAGACTTTATTGGGAACATGCACAAAAATTTTCGCTTTGAAAATCGACTCCGAGCTTTGTCATCAAATCCATCCAGTGATATCAATGAAGAAATAAACCACGAATTTCCCCACTTACCTGCAGGGTGCGCAATTCAATTAGAGAGAATCGCAAAGCAGAGAATTCTTCAAAACATAAAAGACGCATCTTTAGACAGGGCGCCTCAATTAATCCGAAGCATATCCGATTTCTCTTCATCATCCGGTCGCGATGTCAAACTTTCTGACTTTTTAAACCACTTCAAAATAATGCCAGAAAATATTTATCGAATCGACACATGGGATAGCCTATGCATCAGATCGGGAATAATTAACGCCTCCCCTGAACCTGACAACAGATTACTTCAAACTTGGCTGCGCCGAATTTGTCATGCAAACGACATACCCAGACTCAATCGCTGGAAACAATGGCTCAATGATGGAAAGGGCAACGACCCTCTTGTACACGCCTTCCTCAACCCTCTCATCACCAATCGAACCCAGTCAAACTGTGTAAAATCCGCATGGGAACTCATCAATAATAACCCACGCATTTTATCTGAAGCCAAACAGCTTATCGACTGGCTGCTACAACATCCGAGCACCTTAGCATCCCCCCCCATGACAGAAACACTCCCACTTACACCCCACGCCAGCTACACTAGAGACGAAATTTTGATATTGACTGGGGAATGGAACTGGGAAAAACAACCTCCATTTCGAGAGGGAGTACGTCACGTACCCAAGCAAAAAATTGATCTATTTTTGGCCACCATCCAGAAAAGCGAAAAGCACTATAGTCCGTCCACACTTTATGCAGACTACGCAATAAGCAACACCTTATTTCATTGGCAAAGTCAAAGTACAACTAGCGACAAGTCCAAGACAGGAAATCGTTACATCAACCACAAATCCCTTGGCTACACCCCTTTGCTATTCGTCCGCGAGCAAGCCAAAGTTAAAAACTATGCACAGCCCTATCATTTCCTTGGACCTGTCTCGTACCAATATCATGAAGGCAGCCGCCCAATGAGTATCACTTGGAAACTTGATATTCCCATGCCTGCTCGTCATTTGCGCGCATTCAAAACTCTTTCAATTGCGGGCTAA
- a CDS encoding roadblock/LC7 domain-containing protein, with the protein MKLSTLTPPLEDLKASSDDILLVALISNDGLPVVHFGEGLDYDEQNALFFEMKKACDRVLIGLKLGLSEEVFIRCRLGCISIWPVNDMVFACLAKPTINSQRMQMLVWKTLSKLEKLF; encoded by the coding sequence ATGAAGCTTTCCACGCTCACCCCACCCCTGGAAGACCTGAAAGCCTCCTCGGATGACATCCTGCTGGTCGCGCTGATCAGCAATGACGGGTTGCCGGTGGTGCACTTTGGCGAGGGGCTGGATTATGACGAGCAGAACGCCCTGTTCTTTGAGATGAAGAAAGCCTGCGACCGGGTGCTGATTGGCCTGAAACTGGGTTTGAGTGAAGAGGTGTTTATTCGTTGCCGCCTGGGCTGCATCAGTATCTGGCCGGTGAACGATATGGTGTTTGCTTGCCTGGCGAAGCCAACGATCAATTCCCAACGCATGCAGATGCTGGTGTGGAAGACCCTTTCAAAGCTGGAAAAGCTGTTCTAA
- a CDS encoding S8 family serine peptidase, with amino-acid sequence MPRSTFKAAVLAAILGGSVMSPVWANENESETPVAGEIIQNQYIVQVAPNLLEQLGLHSLTTALQTLLAGVGGGEVIYTYENALLGMTVRLTDLQASLLGILPGVISVEPDRTVTTVALQTNATWGLDRVDQAGLPLDGRYQYPDNGGRDVNVYVLDTGLRTTHQEFTGRVLPGRNFVSSGGFLFGGGSVDPNNVEDCNGHGTHVSGTAVGSTYGVAKQANIAPVRVLGCNGSGSTSGVIAGVDWVAGNHQKPAVANLSLGGLNSSALDTAVVNAVNAGVTMVVAAGNDNTNACNGSPNRVPEALTVGATTRQDQRSSFSNFGACVDLFAPGSDITSAWYQSDNQTASLNGTSMAAPHAAGAAALYLAANPSATPAAVNLALVNDATTGAISNAGNQSPNRLLQITQQDGSGIDRLPTAAFTADCQGTVCALDASGSSDDVAVAAWDWDLGDGNVASGEQITHDYGVDGEFTVTLTVTDTANQTGTTDQTVTVGTETSPCPDCTRYEGQLNNGGSVILPSNGFNFSGGAIDAWLYSPAGSSFTVTLQSQSCFLFFCSWNNVASAAPQNGVAEIHANVNRGFYRWQVRAQSGSGAYTLLTNP; translated from the coding sequence ATGCCACGATCTACTTTCAAGGCCGCGGTGCTGGCCGCCATTCTGGGCGGCAGTGTCATGTCGCCTGTCTGGGCTAACGAGAACGAATCAGAAACGCCGGTTGCCGGTGAGATCATCCAGAATCAGTACATTGTGCAGGTAGCTCCCAATCTGCTCGAGCAGCTGGGGCTGCACAGCCTTACCACTGCACTGCAAACCTTGCTGGCGGGCGTGGGTGGCGGTGAGGTGATCTACACCTATGAGAATGCCCTGCTGGGTATGACGGTACGCCTGACCGACCTGCAGGCTTCCTTGCTGGGTATTCTGCCAGGAGTGATCTCGGTGGAACCGGACCGCACGGTGACCACGGTGGCACTGCAGACCAATGCCACCTGGGGCCTGGACCGTGTGGATCAGGCGGGCCTGCCGCTGGATGGCCGCTACCAGTATCCGGACAACGGTGGCCGGGATGTGAATGTGTATGTGCTGGATACCGGCTTGCGCACCACCCACCAGGAATTCACTGGCCGGGTACTGCCAGGACGCAATTTTGTCAGCTCAGGCGGCTTCCTGTTTGGTGGCGGCAGCGTTGACCCCAATAATGTAGAAGACTGTAACGGCCATGGTACTCATGTGTCAGGCACTGCCGTCGGTAGCACCTATGGTGTGGCCAAGCAGGCCAATATTGCGCCCGTGCGGGTGCTTGGATGCAATGGTAGTGGCTCCACCTCCGGTGTGATCGCCGGGGTCGACTGGGTAGCCGGTAATCATCAAAAACCGGCGGTGGCCAACCTGTCGCTGGGCGGCCTTAACTCCAGTGCGCTGGATACGGCGGTGGTGAATGCGGTCAATGCCGGTGTGACGATGGTAGTGGCTGCGGGCAACGACAACACCAATGCCTGTAACGGCTCCCCCAACCGGGTACCGGAAGCGCTGACCGTGGGTGCCACCACTCGCCAGGATCAACGCTCTTCCTTCTCCAACTTCGGTGCCTGTGTGGATCTGTTCGCCCCTGGCAGCGACATTACCTCTGCCTGGTATCAGTCTGACAACCAAACCGCGAGCCTGAACGGTACGTCCATGGCAGCGCCTCACGCAGCCGGTGCCGCGGCGCTCTATCTGGCGGCCAACCCCAGCGCCACCCCTGCGGCGGTGAACCTTGCTCTGGTGAACGATGCAACCACCGGGGCAATCAGCAACGCGGGTAACCAGTCCCCCAATCGTCTGCTGCAAATTACTCAGCAAGACGGCTCCGGCATTGACCGCCTGCCCACGGCGGCGTTTACCGCAGACTGCCAGGGCACGGTGTGCGCACTGGATGCCAGTGGCTCCAGTGATGATGTTGCGGTAGCCGCATGGGATTGGGATCTGGGCGATGGCAACGTGGCCAGCGGCGAGCAGATCACCCACGACTATGGTGTGGACGGGGAATTCACCGTCACCCTGACCGTGACCGATACCGCCAACCAGACCGGCACCACTGACCAGACCGTGACGGTGGGCACCGAAACGTCACCCTGCCCGGACTGTACCCGCTACGAAGGCCAGCTGAACAACGGTGGCTCGGTGATCCTGCCGTCCAACGGCTTCAACTTCTCCGGTGGCGCGATTGATGCCTGGTTGTACAGCCCGGCGGGTAGCAGCTTCACGGTTACTCTGCAGAGCCAGAGCTGCTTCCTGTTCTTCTGTAGCTGGAACAACGTGGCGTCCGCTGCCCCGCAGAACGGTGTGGCCGAAATTCATGCCAATGTGAACCGCGGTTTCTACCGCTGGCAGGTCCGGGCGCAAAGTGGTTCCGGGGCTTATACCCTGCTCACCAACCCCTGA